Sequence from the Rhizobium sp. TH2 genome:
CAGGACTAGCTGGGAACCGCCGAGGCATTGATTGGAGATCGCACCCGACACGAGTGTTCTGGCTTCGCCATCCGCCATCCCGGATTTTGCCGGGAACGCGGCTGCCGATGCCGGTGAGTCGCCGATGCGACGGCTGCTCAAACGCGCGCTGAAATGGCTGGTGGTCATCGCTCTCCTGCCATTCGCCCTGATCCTGCTCTATGCGGTGGATTTCGTGCGCCCGGTTTCGACGCTGATGCTGTGGGATCTCGTCACGCTCCAGGGCTATGACCGCCAATGGGTGGAATTCGAGGATATCGCGCCGGTCCTCGTCCAGTCCGTGATGATGTCGGAGGACGGGCAATATTGCTCGCATTACGGCGTTGATGTCGTGCAGCTGAGGGGGGTGGTCGAGGATGCGCTCGAAGGGGAATCCACCCGCGGCGCATCGACCATTCCCATGCAGACAGCCAAAAATCTGTTTCTGTGGAACGGCCGGTCCTTTGTCCGCAAGGGGCTCGAACTGCCCTTGGCGCTCGGCGCCGATGCGGTCTGGTCGAAGAAGCGGCTGATGGAGATCTACCTCAACATCGCCGAATGGGGTCCCGGCATCTATGGCGTCGAGGCGGCGGCGCGGCATCATTTCAAGACGTCGGCGAAGAATCTCAATCGCAAGCAGGCGGCACTTCTTGCGGTGTCGCTGCCCAACCCGATCACGCGCGTGGCGTCAAAGCCTTCGCGCGGTATGAGCCGGCTTGCCAACCTTATCCAGCGCCGGGCACGAGGTTCCGGCGATTACATCAAATGTCTTTATGATTGACGCCAAATCTATTCATTTGTCGAAATGAACGGCTGAAACGTAGAACCTCCAGGGAGTTCGGCAGAACTCCCTGAGTTCAACGGAGATGATCGATGACCGCCCTAAAGCTTTATGTCGGAAACAAGAATTATTCGTCATGGTCGATGCGGCCCTGGGTCGCCCTGAAGGCGGCGGGCGTGGACTTCACCGATGAAGTCATCCCCTTCGATTTTCCGGCGGGCAATCCGGCGATCAAGGCGATCTCCGAGAGCGGCACGGTTCCGGTGCTCGAGCATGACGGGCTGAAGATCTGGGAAACGTTGGCGATCATCGAATATGTCGCTGAACTCCAGCCCGACAAGCGTCTCTGGCCAGCCGACCGCGAGGACAGGGCGCTCGCCCGCGCCTACTGCTCGGAAATGGCGACCAGCTTCCGTGCCTTGCGCAATGCCGCGCCGATGAACTTGCGCTATCCCCGAAAGAAGCTTGAAGTCGGCGATGACGTGAAGGCCAATATCAAGCGCATCGAGGAGATCTGGCACAAGAGCATCGCCAGGAGCGGCGGGCCGTTCCTGTTCGGCGAATTCTGCGCGGCCGATGCCTTCTTCGCGCCAGTCGTCGCGCGCTTCGATTCCTATATCCTGTCCGAGCATCCGGTCACCTTGGCCTATATCAAGGCGGTCAAGTCGTATCCGGCCTGGATCGCCTGGGCGACCGATGCCGCCAAGGAGACCTGGATCGTTCCGGAAGACGAGATTTAGACATCAGGCACCTGCAACATCCGAATCGCGCAAACGCAAGATTTTTTGCTGAAGGTACTGGTCAAGCCGGGAGTCCTTCTGTATAAGCCCGGCAAATTTCCCGGAAAGATCAGCTTTCTCGAGGCCACTCCGGCCGACAGAGAGGTTTGCCGGGCTTCAGATTGG
This genomic interval carries:
- a CDS encoding glutathione S-transferase family protein, whose amino-acid sequence is MTALKLYVGNKNYSSWSMRPWVALKAAGVDFTDEVIPFDFPAGNPAIKAISESGTVPVLEHDGLKIWETLAIIEYVAELQPDKRLWPADREDRALARAYCSEMATSFRALRNAAPMNLRYPRKKLEVGDDVKANIKRIEEIWHKSIARSGGPFLFGEFCAADAFFAPVVARFDSYILSEHPVTLAYIKAVKSYPAWIAWATDAAKETWIVPEDEI
- the mtgA gene encoding monofunctional biosynthetic peptidoglycan transglycosylase — encoded protein: MRRLLKRALKWLVVIALLPFALILLYAVDFVRPVSTLMLWDLVTLQGYDRQWVEFEDIAPVLVQSVMMSEDGQYCSHYGVDVVQLRGVVEDALEGESTRGASTIPMQTAKNLFLWNGRSFVRKGLELPLALGADAVWSKKRLMEIYLNIAEWGPGIYGVEAAARHHFKTSAKNLNRKQAALLAVSLPNPITRVASKPSRGMSRLANLIQRRARGSGDYIKCLYD